The following are encoded in a window of bacterium SCSIO 12643 genomic DNA:
- a CDS encoding peptidoglycan synthetase, producing the protein MRIHFIAIGGSAMHNLALAMHDKGYHVTGSDDEVFEPSKGRLKQAGILPEAFGWYPEKITEDIDAVILGMHARADNPELLKAQELGLSVYSYPEFIYNQSVDKKRVVIAGSHGKTTITSMILHVLNYYNLDFDYMVGAQLEGFDRMVKLTKQAPIIILEGDEYLSSPIDRRPKFIWYKPQIALISGIAWDHINVFPTFENYVSQFSDFVKTIEPNGALVYFEGDSEIKNIVGGISGGVQTFGYDTPEHEVAGGKTSLLVDGNKVDLNVFGIHNLQNMNGARLVLNQLDITDEMFYEAIANFGGAAKRLETIAENENTVIYKDFAHSPSKLKATSSAVKAQWPERELVAVMELHTFSSFNPEFLKEYRGSFDTPDYAVLFYLPETAKHKKLPELTIPQVKEAFGKEDLIIINTTEKLKEYLEATNWKNKNLLFMSSGNYGGIHVDSYAQELI; encoded by the coding sequence ATGAGGATTCATTTTATTGCGATTGGCGGAAGTGCTATGCATAATTTGGCTTTGGCCATGCATGATAAAGGTTATCATGTAACCGGGAGTGATGATGAGGTTTTTGAACCATCAAAAGGTAGGTTAAAACAAGCTGGAATTTTACCGGAGGCTTTTGGATGGTATCCTGAAAAAATAACCGAAGACATCGATGCAGTGATTTTGGGAATGCATGCGCGAGCGGATAATCCTGAATTGTTAAAAGCACAAGAATTAGGACTTTCGGTATACTCTTATCCGGAATTTATATACAATCAATCGGTAGATAAAAAGCGCGTAGTGATTGCCGGAAGTCATGGAAAGACTACGATTACTTCTATGATCTTACATGTGCTGAATTATTATAATCTGGATTTTGATTACATGGTAGGGGCGCAACTGGAAGGCTTTGACCGAATGGTGAAGTTGACTAAACAAGCTCCGATTATCATTTTAGAAGGGGATGAGTATTTATCATCACCTATAGACCGCAGACCTAAATTTATTTGGTACAAACCGCAGATTGCTTTGATTTCAGGAATTGCCTGGGATCATATCAATGTATTTCCAACTTTTGAAAATTATGTGTCTCAATTCTCGGATTTTGTAAAAACCATTGAACCGAATGGCGCATTGGTCTATTTTGAAGGAGATTCTGAGATTAAAAATATTGTTGGAGGAATCTCAGGAGGAGTTCAAACTTTTGGATATGACACTCCTGAACATGAAGTGGCAGGAGGGAAGACCTCATTACTGGTTGACGGGAACAAAGTGGATTTAAATGTATTTGGAATTCACAATCTACAAAACATGAATGGGGCACGATTGGTTTTAAATCAATTGGATATTACGGATGAAATGTTCTATGAGGCCATCGCGAATTTTGGTGGTGCGGCTAAAAGATTAGAGACGATTGCCGAAAATGAAAATACGGTAATCTATAAAGATTTTGCACATTCACCTTCCAAATTAAAAGCGACTTCATCTGCGGTAAAAGCGCAATGGCCGGAAAGAGAATTGGTGGCCGTAATGGAATTACATACATTCAGTAGTTTTAATCCGGAGTTCCTAAAAGAATATAGAGGCTCGTTTGATACCCCAGATTATGCCGTGTTGTTTTATTTACCGGAAACGGCAAAACATAAAAAGCTGCCGGAATTAACCATTCCTCAGGTTAAGGAAGCTTTTGGTAAGGAGGATCTGATTATTATTAATACCACGGAAAAGCTTAAAGAATATTTAGAGGCCACGAACTGGAAGAATAAAAACCTACTATTTATGAGTTCTGGCAATTATGGAGGAATTCATGTTGATTCTTATGCTCAGGAATTGATTTAG
- a CDS encoding S46 family peptidase produces MKKGIIIVFAFLMAMPFGVKADEGMWLPMFIGRLNYADMQKEGLKLTAEEIYSINHSSLKDAIVMLSGGSCTAEIISKEGLTLTNHHCAFGAIQSNSSPEHDYLTDGFWAYSKDQELQAQGMTASFLERMEDVSEIINSQLNEKMTEEERQGIISHLADSIENVAKEEGKFDANVKSFYEGNEFYLFVYTTYKDVRLVGAPPSSVGKYGGDTDNWMWPRHTGDFSVLRIYTGQDGKPAGYSKNNIPLKPKHSLPISLQGVKANDYAMIMGYPGSTDRYLTSWGVKQAVDTDQPARVKIRDKKLDIYKKHMDQSDATRIKYASKYARVSNYWKYFIGQTKQLKKNHVFEKKQEIEKSYSDWVNASDSRKAEYGEALSLIEKGYEKQKPYVLSATYFYEAVVGSEILLFSYRANGLQKALAMGEPDPKKVDKLIQGLKGRSAKHFKDYDMATDKEVTAAMLEMYYNDLPKDQQPQYFLDLVKKNKGDFTKLTEGLFENSIFASEEKMNEFFVSSKQLKTLEKDPARKLMGSLYAKYREIMGGEYKESFDLLDKGNRLFVKGLREMNPNKKYAPNANSTMRLTYGQVLPYAPYDAVSYDFKSTLKGVMEKKDNSNPEFVVPQKLVDLYNDKNYGQYANPDGTMPVCFLTNNDITGGNSGSPVINAKGQLIGCAFDGNWEAMSGDIYFEPNIQRTIVVDIRYVLFIMDKYAGAKNLIEEMDLVLPEEAKLKAEQQPASLNVDQNVVH; encoded by the coding sequence ATGAAAAAAGGAATTATTATAGTATTCGCATTCTTGATGGCCATGCCATTTGGTGTAAAAGCTGATGAAGGAATGTGGTTACCTATGTTTATCGGCAGATTGAATTATGCTGATATGCAAAAAGAAGGATTAAAGTTAACAGCTGAGGAAATTTACAGTATCAATCACAGTAGTTTGAAAGATGCGATTGTAATGTTAAGTGGTGGAAGTTGTACTGCTGAGATCATTTCTAAAGAAGGTTTAACGTTAACCAATCACCACTGTGCATTTGGAGCGATTCAAAGTAACTCTTCTCCTGAGCACGATTACTTAACTGATGGATTTTGGGCGTATAGCAAAGATCAGGAGCTACAAGCACAAGGAATGACTGCTTCTTTCTTAGAAAGAATGGAAGATGTTTCTGAAATCATCAACAGTCAATTAAACGAAAAAATGACTGAAGAAGAGCGTCAGGGAATAATTTCTCACTTAGCAGATTCAATCGAAAATGTAGCGAAAGAAGAAGGTAAATTTGATGCTAATGTAAAGTCTTTCTACGAAGGAAATGAATTCTACCTTTTTGTTTACACTACTTATAAAGATGTTCGTTTGGTAGGTGCACCTCCATCATCAGTAGGTAAATATGGTGGTGATACAGATAACTGGATGTGGCCTCGTCACACAGGTGATTTCTCTGTATTGAGAATTTACACTGGTCAAGATGGAAAACCTGCAGGTTATTCTAAAAACAATATTCCATTAAAGCCTAAGCATAGCTTACCTATTTCATTACAAGGTGTAAAAGCAAATGATTATGCTATGATCATGGGATATCCTGGAAGTACGGATAGATACTTAACTTCATGGGGAGTAAAACAAGCGGTAGATACAGATCAACCTGCGCGTGTAAAAATTCGTGATAAGAAATTAGATATCTACAAAAAACATATGGATCAAAGCGATGCAACCAGAATTAAATATGCTTCTAAATATGCACGTGTATCTAACTACTGGAAATACTTCATTGGACAAACCAAACAATTGAAGAAAAACCATGTTTTCGAGAAAAAACAAGAAATTGAAAAGTCTTATTCTGATTGGGTAAATGCTTCGGATAGCAGAAAAGCAGAATACGGTGAAGCTTTATCTTTAATCGAAAAAGGTTACGAAAAACAAAAACCTTATGTTTTATCAGCAACTTATTTCTACGAAGCTGTTGTAGGTTCTGAGATTCTATTATTCTCTTACCGTGCAAATGGGCTTCAGAAAGCTTTAGCTATGGGCGAACCTGATCCAAAGAAAGTGGATAAACTCATTCAAGGATTGAAAGGTAGAAGTGCTAAGCATTTTAAAGATTACGATATGGCTACAGATAAAGAAGTTACTGCTGCCATGTTAGAAATGTACTACAACGATCTTCCAAAAGATCAACAACCTCAATACTTCTTAGACTTAGTTAAGAAAAACAAAGGAGACTTTACTAAATTGACCGAAGGTTTATTCGAAAATTCAATCTTCGCTTCTGAAGAAAAAATGAATGAGTTCTTTGTAAGCTCTAAGCAATTGAAAACTTTAGAGAAAGATCCTGCAAGAAAATTAATGGGTTCTTTATATGCAAAATACCGTGAAATCATGGGTGGAGAGTATAAAGAAAGTTTCGATCTTTTAGACAAAGGAAATCGTCTATTTGTAAAAGGATTGAGAGAAATGAATCCAAATAAAAAATACGCTCCGAACGCCAACTCTACTATGAGGTTGACTTATGGACAAGTATTACCATACGCGCCATATGATGCGGTGTCTTATGATTTTAAATCTACTTTAAAAGGTGTGATGGAGAAAAAGGATAATTCAAATCCTGAGTTTGTTGTTCCTCAAAAATTAGTAGATTTATACAACGACAAAAACTATGGTCAGTATGCCAATCCGGATGGTACTATGCCAGTGTGTTTCTTGACTAACAATGATATTACAGGTGGTAACTCCGGTTCTCCGGTAATCAACGCAAAAGGGCAATTAATTGGTTGCGCATTTGATGGTAACTGGGAAGCAATGAGTGGTGACATTTATTTCGAACCAAACATTCAAAGAACGATTGTTGTGGATATCCGTTACGTATTATTCATCATGGATAAATATGCCGGTGCGAAAAACTTAATTGAAGAAATGGATTTAGTTCTTCCTGAAGAGGCAAAGCTTAAAGCAGAACAACAACCAGCTTCATTAAACGTAGATCAAAATGTAGTTCACTAA
- a CDS encoding DUF4442 domain-containing protein, which produces MKDLRRARWMLWLFSIFKIPLIGFVRPRLIELSDESMVIKIPLRRRTRNHLDSMYFGALAIGADLAGAFQAFYVADKRKTKMSIVFKNFHAEFLKRPESDVYFVSEAGKQIEQMINETLKNKERVTEPIKIQAIINYGKNQEVVAEFDLGLSVKAK; this is translated from the coding sequence ATGAAAGATTTGAGAAGAGCCAGGTGGATGTTGTGGCTGTTTAGCATTTTCAAGATTCCGTTAATAGGTTTTGTAAGACCCAGATTAATTGAGTTGTCTGATGAAAGTATGGTGATCAAAATCCCTTTAAGAAGGAGAACCCGAAATCACCTGGACTCGATGTATTTTGGGGCTTTAGCTATCGGTGCGGATTTGGCTGGTGCATTTCAGGCATTTTATGTAGCGGATAAGCGGAAAACGAAAATGTCAATTGTGTTTAAAAACTTCCATGCTGAATTCTTAAAGAGACCTGAAAGTGATGTCTATTTTGTATCTGAAGCAGGAAAGCAAATTGAACAAATGATTAATGAAACCCTAAAAAATAAAGAACGTGTAACGGAACCCATCAAGATTCAGGCGATCATCAACTACGGAAAGAATCAGGAGGTAGTGGCGGAATTTGATTTAGGATTATCGGTTAAGGCCAAATAG
- a CDS encoding glycerol-3-phosphate dehydrogenase/oxidase, producing the protein MNRATGISKLADADHIWDVVIIGGGASGLGAAVDAACRGYSTLLLEQYDFAKGTSSRSTKLVHGGVRYLAQGDISLVLEALRERGLLKNNAPHLFENREFIIPNYRWWGGTFYTLGLKMYDKMAGDLGLGPSTHISKEEVMDYIPNLIEEDLYGGVIYHDGQFDDSRLAVNLAQTVHDLGGTVINYCRVSGLIKSDEGLMEGVTAIDGETGKEYQIKAKSVVNATGVFVDEILTMDDEDHQPMVMPSQGVHLVIERDFLLNDYAIMIPKTSDGRVLFAVPWHDKVILGTTDIPKSEPQIEPMATEEEVDFILGMAKHFLVRHPKREDVLSVFAGLRPLAAVPSNDGEETETKEISRNHKVLVSLSGLITVIGGKWTTYRQMGEDVINKVGLILGGTKRMSTTENLTIHGAAYGLDFDVHWHIYGSDLPYIQELIQKQPELSEPIHSDLPYTKAEVIWSVRNEMARTVEDILARRTRALFLNAKASIHMAPIVAKLMADELNYDEQWELEQVKEFTQLAQNYILEK; encoded by the coding sequence ATGAATAGAGCAACTGGGATTTCAAAATTGGCCGATGCTGATCACATTTGGGATGTGGTGATTATTGGCGGAGGTGCTTCGGGTTTAGGTGCTGCTGTAGACGCAGCTTGTAGAGGTTATTCTACACTTTTATTAGAACAATACGATTTTGCCAAAGGGACTTCTTCGCGAAGTACCAAGTTGGTACATGGAGGAGTAAGGTATTTGGCGCAGGGAGATATTTCATTGGTGTTGGAAGCATTACGTGAAAGAGGATTGCTGAAAAACAATGCGCCTCATTTATTTGAAAACAGAGAGTTCATTATCCCGAATTACAGATGGTGGGGAGGTACATTTTATACATTGGGTCTGAAGATGTATGATAAAATGGCTGGTGATCTTGGATTAGGGCCGTCTACGCATATTTCTAAAGAGGAGGTGATGGATTACATTCCCAATTTGATTGAAGAGGATTTATATGGTGGGGTGATCTATCATGACGGACAATTTGATGATTCCAGATTAGCTGTAAATCTGGCACAGACCGTTCATGATTTAGGCGGAACGGTTATTAATTATTGTCGGGTGTCCGGTTTAATAAAGTCTGATGAAGGACTCATGGAAGGAGTGACGGCAATAGATGGAGAAACTGGAAAAGAGTATCAGATTAAGGCCAAATCAGTAGTCAATGCCACTGGTGTTTTTGTCGATGAAATCTTAACAATGGATGATGAAGATCATCAACCAATGGTCATGCCCAGTCAGGGAGTACATTTAGTGATCGAGCGTGATTTTTTACTTAATGATTATGCGATAATGATTCCTAAAACATCAGATGGACGTGTTTTGTTTGCGGTACCCTGGCATGATAAAGTGATTCTGGGAACCACGGATATTCCAAAGTCTGAGCCTCAAATTGAACCGATGGCTACGGAAGAAGAGGTGGATTTTATTTTAGGGATGGCCAAACACTTTTTGGTACGTCATCCCAAAAGAGAAGATGTGTTGAGCGTTTTTGCCGGACTTAGACCATTGGCGGCAGTACCTTCAAATGATGGAGAAGAAACCGAAACCAAGGAGATTTCAAGAAACCATAAAGTGCTGGTTTCATTATCAGGACTGATTACAGTTATTGGAGGAAAGTGGACCACTTACCGTCAAATGGGAGAAGATGTGATCAATAAAGTGGGATTAATATTAGGAGGTACCAAACGAATGAGTACGACTGAGAATTTAACGATTCATGGTGCTGCATACGGTTTGGATTTTGATGTCCATTGGCATATTTACGGTTCGGATTTACCCTATATTCAGGAATTGATCCAAAAGCAACCTGAACTATCAGAACCCATTCATTCAGATTTACCTTATACCAAAGCCGAGGTCATTTGGTCTGTGAGAAATGAAATGGCACGTACGGTGGAAGATATTTTAGCAAGAAGAACCCGCGCATTGTTTTTAAATGCTAAAGCCAGTATTCATATGGCTCCAATTGTGGCCAAATTAATGGCTGACGAGTTGAATTATGATGAACAATGGGAATTAGAACAAGTCAAGGAGTTTACCCAATTGGCTCAGAATTACATTTTAGAAAAGTAA
- a CDS encoding Na+:solute symporter, whose protein sequence is MELSSLDWIIIVGFLILSLVIGIRLKGKAEGSLANFFLGGRNLPWYIAGISMVATTFAADTPLAVSELVAQGGISKNWLWWSFLAGGMLTTFFFARYWRRANILTELELIDIRYSGKEAKILRGFKSVYLGIFMNSMVIAWVNLALNTLLVTFFNIPEGQVFYYTFGAMAIAVTYSSLSGLLGVAITDTVQFIIAMTGTLILSVLVLNASEVGGMQTLTEKLPEFYFDFFPSLNESVSNNVHVFSLSIGAFLAFVGVQWWASWYPGSEPGGGGYIAQRMMAVKTEKDSLKATLFFQVAHYVLRPWPWIIVALAAISLYAPEYAISDQEISAQIYKMKESGATLQEVLQTFQNTTPEIERAINYAYNQRLGYVYAMQDFLPNGLKGLLLVAFLAAYLSTISTQLNMGASFIVNDLYLPFFSKKEIDNKQIITISRLATVFLMIIGIIVTTQINSISGVWEFIMEAGAGLGAVLIIRWYWWRINAWSEIVGMIAPFIGFAIGHWILTPAMGPEFVTHKGTFYFTVLFTTISWIIATMSTPPVASEKLIQFIDQIQPDGWWTPVYQQAGQEAPPSNLKMLFGLWFSAVTMTYSFLFAVGKWIFGQYTSAGIWTLIGFAGLFSLSYLMKKMKW, encoded by the coding sequence ATGGAATTATCTTCTTTAGACTGGATCATCATTGTAGGATTTTTAATCCTTTCACTTGTCATTGGTATTCGGCTAAAAGGTAAAGCCGAAGGGAGTTTGGCCAATTTCTTTTTGGGCGGCCGAAATCTACCCTGGTATATTGCAGGGATCAGTATGGTGGCCACCACATTTGCTGCCGATACGCCATTGGCTGTTTCTGAACTGGTAGCGCAAGGCGGGATTTCCAAAAACTGGCTTTGGTGGAGTTTTTTGGCTGGAGGAATGTTAACCACATTCTTCTTTGCACGTTATTGGAGACGTGCCAATATCCTAACCGAATTAGAACTTATTGATATCAGATATAGCGGTAAGGAAGCCAAAATACTACGTGGTTTTAAATCCGTATATCTGGGTATATTTATGAATAGTATGGTGATTGCGTGGGTAAATCTCGCTTTAAACACCTTACTGGTTACATTCTTTAATATTCCGGAAGGTCAGGTGTTTTATTACACCTTTGGTGCAATGGCTATTGCAGTCACTTATTCTTCGCTTTCAGGATTATTAGGAGTTGCCATTACGGATACTGTCCAGTTTATTATCGCCATGACCGGAACCTTAATATTAAGTGTTCTAGTATTAAACGCCTCTGAAGTTGGCGGAATGCAAACACTCACAGAAAAATTGCCTGAATTTTACTTTGATTTTTTCCCTTCTTTAAATGAAAGTGTCTCCAATAATGTGCATGTATTTTCCTTAAGTATTGGCGCTTTTCTGGCATTTGTAGGTGTACAATGGTGGGCTAGTTGGTATCCGGGATCAGAACCTGGTGGGGGTGGATACATCGCCCAAAGAATGATGGCCGTTAAAACCGAAAAAGATTCATTGAAAGCTACGCTCTTCTTTCAAGTAGCGCATTATGTTTTACGTCCCTGGCCATGGATTATTGTAGCGTTGGCGGCCATATCACTTTATGCTCCGGAATATGCTATTTCAGATCAGGAAATCTCGGCACAGATTTACAAAATGAAAGAATCGGGAGCAACTCTTCAAGAAGTATTACAAACATTTCAAAATACCACTCCGGAAATCGAACGGGCCATCAACTATGCATATAATCAGAGACTGGGTTATGTGTATGCCATGCAGGACTTCTTACCAAATGGATTAAAAGGACTTTTATTGGTGGCTTTCCTTGCCGCTTATTTAAGCACCATCTCCACACAACTGAACATGGGAGCCAGTTTTATTGTAAACGATTTATACCTTCCTTTCTTTTCTAAAAAGGAAATAGACAACAAACAGATTATCACCATATCCCGTTTGGCTACGGTGTTCTTAATGATCATAGGAATTATTGTCACTACTCAAATCAATAGTATATCCGGGGTATGGGAATTTATTATGGAAGCTGGTGCAGGTTTAGGAGCTGTACTCATTATCCGATGGTATTGGTGGCGAATTAATGCCTGGAGTGAAATTGTGGGTATGATTGCCCCATTCATTGGATTTGCTATTGGACATTGGATATTGACGCCAGCCATGGGACCTGAATTTGTAACGCATAAAGGTACTTTTTACTTTACGGTATTGTTTACCACGATTTCATGGATTATTGCCACGATGAGTACACCTCCTGTTGCATCTGAAAAACTGATCCAATTTATTGATCAAATTCAACCAGATGGTTGGTGGACTCCCGTATATCAACAAGCTGGACAAGAGGCTCCTCCCTCCAATTTGAAAATGCTATTCGGATTATGGTTCAGCGCTGTCACGATGACCTATTCCTTTTTGTTTGCGGTAGGAAAATGGATTTTCGGTCAATACACTTCTGCAGGTATCTGGACTTTAATTGGCTTCGCAGGATTATTTAGCCTCTCGTATTTGATGAAAAAGATGAAGTGGTAA